A single region of the Halopiger xanaduensis SH-6 genome encodes:
- the nuoL gene encoding NADH-quinone oxidoreductase subunit L: MAVFDYAPAIALFPLVAFVVALVFGRHMPKKGALAGIAATGGSLLLSLAMLAAVAGGETHHATVYEWAAGDVLTKAGSSSLEEIVFSFGILIDPLSALMLVIVSLVALLVHVFSLGYMNAEGETGLPRYYAELGLFTFSMLAFVYADNLLMAFMFFELVGLCSYLLIGFWFRTESAPSAAKKAFLVTRFGDYFFLLGVVAIAATFGTVAFAGDESFVVAAETAIEDGGTLFGFDAQTWVTITGLLVLGGVIGKSAQFPLHTWLPDAMEGPTTVSALIHAATMVAAGVYLVARMFGYYAQSPTALAIIAFVGGFTALFAATMGVVKDDIKQVLAYSTISQYGYMMLGLGVGGYVAGVFHLMNHAFFKALLFLGSGAVIVLMHHEQDMWKMGGLKDKAPVTYYTFLAGALALAGIVPFSGFWSKDEVLFDALIVGLEQPIILAAYAMGLLAVFFTGFYTFRMVFLTFHGDPRSETAENPHPVGWSIKVPLIVLGLLALFAGFANLAPVAKLAGMDITFLEHWLDGEYGYVDGLTYHHYHEMVAFEEGYIGSETTTMLLGAALSLGLALGGALLAYSLYAVPDPDRHTQKLGGAYSLLRSNYYQDEFQVWLAEGVALPVARAADRFDQTVIDGVVNGVSTASLFGGDRVKRIQTGIVTNYAALLVAGFIGLLLILGISGGWFL, encoded by the coding sequence ATGGCTGTATTCGACTACGCTCCGGCGATCGCGCTGTTCCCGCTCGTGGCATTCGTCGTCGCGCTCGTCTTCGGCCGGCACATGCCGAAGAAGGGCGCGCTCGCGGGCATCGCTGCGACGGGCGGTTCGCTCCTGCTCTCGCTCGCGATGCTCGCGGCCGTCGCGGGCGGCGAAACGCACCACGCAACGGTCTACGAGTGGGCGGCCGGCGACGTGCTGACCAAAGCCGGGTCCAGCAGCCTCGAGGAGATCGTCTTCTCCTTCGGGATCCTGATCGACCCGCTGTCGGCGCTGATGCTGGTCATCGTCTCGCTCGTGGCCCTGCTGGTCCACGTCTTCAGCCTCGGGTACATGAACGCCGAGGGCGAGACCGGGCTCCCGCGCTACTACGCCGAGCTCGGCCTGTTCACCTTCAGCATGCTCGCCTTTGTCTACGCGGACAACCTGCTGATGGCGTTCATGTTCTTCGAGCTCGTGGGCCTCTGTTCGTACCTGCTGATCGGGTTCTGGTTCCGCACGGAATCGGCCCCGTCGGCGGCGAAGAAAGCGTTCCTGGTCACCCGATTTGGCGACTACTTCTTCCTGCTGGGGGTCGTCGCCATCGCGGCGACCTTCGGCACGGTCGCGTTCGCCGGCGACGAGTCGTTCGTCGTCGCCGCCGAGACGGCCATCGAGGACGGCGGGACGCTGTTCGGCTTCGACGCCCAGACCTGGGTGACGATCACCGGACTGCTCGTGCTGGGCGGCGTCATCGGTAAGTCCGCCCAGTTCCCGCTGCACACGTGGCTTCCGGACGCGATGGAAGGTCCGACCACCGTCTCCGCGCTCATCCACGCGGCGACGATGGTCGCGGCCGGCGTCTACCTCGTCGCCCGGATGTTCGGCTACTACGCGCAGTCGCCGACCGCGCTGGCGATCATCGCCTTCGTCGGCGGCTTCACCGCGCTGTTCGCCGCGACGATGGGCGTCGTCAAGGACGACATCAAGCAGGTGCTGGCGTACTCGACGATCAGCCAGTACGGCTACATGATGCTCGGCCTCGGCGTCGGCGGCTACGTCGCCGGAGTCTTCCACCTGATGAACCACGCCTTCTTTAAGGCGCTGCTCTTCCTCGGCTCCGGCGCCGTCATCGTCCTCATGCACCACGAACAGGACATGTGGAAGATGGGCGGCCTGAAGGACAAGGCCCCCGTCACCTACTACACGTTCCTCGCCGGCGCGCTCGCGCTCGCGGGGATCGTGCCGTTCTCCGGCTTCTGGTCGAAGGACGAGGTCCTGTTCGACGCCTTGATCGTCGGCCTCGAGCAGCCGATCATCCTCGCGGCCTACGCGATGGGACTGCTCGCCGTGTTCTTCACCGGGTTCTACACCTTCCGGATGGTCTTCCTGACGTTCCACGGCGACCCCCGGTCCGAGACGGCCGAGAATCCCCATCCGGTCGGCTGGTCGATCAAGGTACCCCTGATCGTGCTGGGGCTGCTCGCGCTCTTCGCCGGGTTCGCCAACCTCGCGCCGGTCGCGAAGCTGGCCGGGATGGACATCACGTTCCTCGAGCACTGGCTCGACGGCGAGTACGGCTACGTCGACGGCCTGACCTACCACCACTACCACGAAATGGTGGCCTTCGAGGAGGGCTACATCGGCTCCGAGACGACAACCATGCTGCTGGGAGCGGCCTTGTCGCTCGGGCTGGCGCTCGGCGGCGCGCTCCTCGCGTACTCGCTGTACGCCGTGCCCGACCCGGACCGCCACACGCAGAAGCTCGGCGGCGCGTACAGCCTGCTGCGCAGCAACTACTACCAGGACGAGTTCCAGGTCTGGCTCGCGGAAGGCGTCGCGCTACCGGTGGCTCGAGCCGCCGACCGGTTCGACCAGACCGTCATCGACGGCGTCGTCAACGGCGTCTCGACGGCGAGCCTGTTCGGCGGGGATCGCGTCAAGCGCATCCAGACCGGTATCGTGACGAACTACGCGGCTCTGCTCGTGGCCGGGTTCATCGGCTTACTGCTCATCCTCGGCATTAGCGGGGGGTGGTTCCTATGA
- a CDS encoding complex I subunit 4 family protein has protein sequence MMIEALIAVALLGALVTFVAPNRIAGKLAFAISLVPAALSLWLFSAFDGSGNALLDGELAFESQYEWIQLGDYTISWFVGLDGISLPLVVLTTILCSLAILSSWTPIDERESQFYGLVLFIEANLIGVFAALDFFAWFIFWEAVLIPMYLLIGIWGGPRRKYAAIKFFVYTNVASLLMFGAFISLVFGLGDVTSFALPEIATAMLEGGPDGLFGLSGSALASVVFVAMFLGFAVKVPVVPFHTWLPDAHVEAPTPASVLLAGVLLKMGTYALLRFNFTMFPEQVATYAVPIAAIAVISVIYGAMLALAQTDLKRIVAYSSVSSMGYVILGLIAYTQFGVGGATFQMVSHGLISGLMFMAVGVIYNATHTRMVTDMSGLADRMPIAVGILIAGAFGYMGLPLMSGFYGEFTIFFGAFQSEQLAYAPLFTAAAMFGIVIVAGYLLFALQRTVFGPYRLETDYDLGRAPLHDVAPMFVLLGLIILLGVAPDLIFEMITDAVDPILETGGEL, from the coding sequence ATGATGATCGAAGCACTGATCGCGGTCGCACTGCTCGGCGCGCTCGTCACGTTCGTCGCGCCGAACCGCATCGCCGGCAAGCTGGCGTTCGCGATCAGCCTCGTGCCGGCGGCGCTCAGCCTGTGGCTGTTCTCGGCCTTCGACGGCAGCGGGAACGCCCTGCTCGACGGCGAACTCGCCTTCGAGTCGCAGTACGAGTGGATCCAGCTGGGCGACTACACGATCTCGTGGTTCGTCGGCCTCGACGGGATCAGCCTCCCGCTCGTGGTGCTGACGACGATCCTCTGCTCGCTTGCAATCTTGAGTTCGTGGACGCCGATCGACGAGCGCGAGTCCCAGTTCTACGGGCTCGTGCTGTTCATCGAGGCGAACCTCATCGGCGTCTTCGCCGCACTGGACTTCTTCGCCTGGTTCATCTTCTGGGAGGCCGTCCTGATCCCGATGTACCTGCTGATCGGGATCTGGGGCGGTCCGCGCCGGAAGTACGCGGCGATCAAGTTCTTCGTCTACACGAACGTCGCGTCGCTGCTGATGTTCGGTGCGTTCATCTCGCTCGTCTTCGGCCTGGGCGACGTCACCAGCTTCGCCCTGCCCGAGATCGCGACGGCCATGCTCGAGGGCGGCCCCGACGGCCTGTTCGGCCTCAGCGGGTCCGCGCTGGCCTCGGTCGTGTTCGTCGCGATGTTCCTCGGCTTCGCGGTGAAGGTTCCGGTCGTCCCGTTCCACACGTGGCTGCCGGACGCCCACGTCGAGGCGCCGACGCCGGCGTCGGTGCTGCTGGCGGGCGTCCTGCTGAAGATGGGGACCTACGCCCTGCTCCGGTTCAACTTCACGATGTTCCCGGAGCAGGTCGCCACGTATGCAGTGCCGATCGCGGCCATCGCGGTGATCAGCGTCATCTACGGCGCGATGCTCGCGCTGGCCCAGACGGACTTGAAGCGGATCGTCGCCTACTCCTCCGTGTCGTCGATGGGCTACGTCATCCTCGGCCTGATCGCGTACACGCAGTTCGGGGTCGGCGGCGCGACCTTCCAGATGGTGAGCCACGGTCTCATCTCGGGGCTGATGTTCATGGCGGTCGGCGTCATCTACAACGCGACTCACACCCGGATGGTCACGGACATGTCCGGGCTGGCCGATCGGATGCCGATCGCGGTCGGCATCCTGATCGCCGGCGCCTTCGGCTACATGGGGCTGCCGCTGATGAGCGGCTTCTACGGCGAGTTCACCATCTTCTTCGGCGCGTTCCAGTCCGAACAACTCGCCTACGCGCCCCTCTTTACGGCGGCGGCGATGTTCGGCATCGTCATCGTCGCGGGCTACCTGCTGTTCGCGCTGCAGCGAACCGTCTTCGGCCCGTACCGGCTGGAAACCGACTACGACCTCGGCCGCGCGCCGCTGCACGACGTCGCCCCGATGTTCGTGCTGCTGGGACTCATCATCCTGCTGGGCGTGGCTCCCGACCTGATCTTCGAGATGATTACCGACGCAGTCGATCCGATCTTAGAGACCGGAGGTGAGCTGTAA